GTGGATCCCGGCGGCGCGGGCCTTCTGGGTGATCCGCACGATCGCGTCCTCGACGTCGCGCGGGGCGGTCATCATCAGATCGGCCAGCTCGTCGACGATCGCCATGATGTAGGGGTAGGGGCGGTACTCGCGCTCACTGCCCGGCGGGGCGGTGATCTCCCCCGAGGAGACCTTGCGGTTGAAGTCGTCGATGTGGCGCACCCGGTTGGCCTGCATGTCCTGGTAGCGCTGCTCCATCTCCTCCACCAGCCAGGCCAGCGCGGCCGCGGCCTTCTTCGGCTGGGTGATGATGGGCGTGATCAGGTGCGGGATGCCCTCGTACGGCGTCAGCTCGACCATCTTCGGGTCGATCAGGATCATCCGGACCTCTTCCGGCGTCGCCCGCGCCAGCAGCGACACCAGCATCGAGTTGACGAAACTCGACTTACCGGAACCGGTGGAGCCCGCGACCAGCAGATGCGGCATCTTCGTCAGGTTCGCGGTGACGAAGTGGCCCTCGATGTCCTTGCCCAGCCCGATGACCATCGGATGGGTGTCCTTGCCCGCGGTGGAGCTGCGCAGCACGTCACCGAGGCGGACCATCTCGCGGTCGGAGTTGGGCACCTCGATGCCGACCGCGGACTTGCCCGGGATCGGCGCGAGCAGGCGGACGTTGTCGGTGGCCACCGCGTAGGCGATGTTCTTGGTCAGCGCGGTGATCTTCTCGACCTTCACGCCGGGTCCCAGCTCGACCTCGTAGCGGGTCACCGTCGGGCCGCGGGTGAAACCGGTGACCTGCGCGTCGACGTTGAACTGCTCCAGCACGCCGCTGATCGCCTCGATCATGGCGTCGTTGGCCTTGCTGCGGGTCTTGGGTGCGTCACCCAGCTGCAGCAGGTCGGCGGGCGGCAGGTGGTAGTCGCCCTCGACGGTGCGGGTGACCGTGAGCGGGGCTTCGGTCTTCTTCTGCTTCTTCTCCGGCACCTCGGCGGGCGGCGGGGCGAGGGCCTTCGGCGGGCGGGCCGGGGTCGGGGTCTCGGCGAGCGCGGATTCGATGTCCAGCTGCTCGCCCTCGCCGTCCGCGCCGGTGGCCTGGCGCCGACGCGAGGGTTTGCGCAGGCGGACGGACTTCGGATCGGCCTCGGTGACCGCTTTGTCCTTCTCACGCTGGTCGGCCCGCGCCCGGCGCTCCGCCTCCTCCTCGGCCAGCTCCTCGGGGTCCAGGCCCCACGTGCGGACCAGGTGCGGGATGTCACGGATGCGGGTGCCGGTGAACACCAGCACGCCGAACGCCAGCGCGATGACCAGCAGCGGGACCGCGACCCAGGTGGTCACACCCTGGGCGAGCAGGTCCCCGGAGACGTAGCCGATCACGCCACCGGCGTAACGCTGGTCCCCGGTGTCGGCGGGGCGGCCGTTGAACAGGTGCAGCAGGCCCAGCAGCGCGAGCACGCCCAGCAGGCTGCCGATGACCATGCGCGGACGGATCTCCGGCTGCGGTTCGGTGCGCATCAGGGTCACCGCGGTGACCACCAGCACCAGCGGCAGCGTGACCGCCCCGGCACCGAGGATCGTGCGGGTGCCCAGCTCGACGTAGCCGCCGACCGGTCCCGCCGCGCGCCACCAGACACCGGCGGCGATGAGGACGGCGAGCGCGATGTAGCCCATGCCGAGTCCGTCGCGGCGGTGCTCGGGTTCGAGTTCGCGGGTGCGGCCGACCGTGCGCACCAGACTGCCGGTGCCCTTGGCCAGCAGGTTCCAGCCGCCGCGGACGGCCTTGCTGAACGTGCCCGCCTTCTTCCTCGGGGCCGGCTTGCGGGCACGCGAGGACGACGCGGGCCGCGACCGGGTGGCGCCGCGCGCGGGCTTGCGCGCCGTGCCGCCCTTGCCGGTCCGATTCGTGCCGCTGCTCCTCGTCGCCGACCCGCTAGCCATGCCTTCCACGGTAACCGTCCAGGCCCAGCAACCCCAGGTGCCACACTCGGCCCACGGTGAACTTTCGCCTCACCGGCAGACCTTGATCGGCCGATCCGGTGATCTGACATGCTGACGCCATGTTCGCGCTGCACGACGACGACACCGCGCAGACACGCCGCAGGCCCCCGGCGGTCTGGCGGACGATGACCCGGATCGACCAGGGCCTGGTGTCGCTGACCGGCCGTCTGCGCGTCACCGGGCGGATCGCGCCCGGGCTGCGGGGACGGCCGTTCCTGATGGCCGCGAACCACATCGGCGTGTTCGACCCGTTCGTGCTGATCGCCGCGTGCCGCCGGATCCGGGTGTCGCCGCGCTTCCTGCTGGCGGGCGGGATCCTGGACGCGCCGGTGATCGGGCCCGCGCTGAAGGTGAGCGGGCACATGCGCATCGACCGCGGCAAGGCGAGCGCGGTGGAGCAGTTCACGCGGGCCGTGGAGGAGATGCGGACAACGCCGGACCCGATCATCGTCTACCCGGAGGGCCGGATCAGCCACGATCCGGGCCTGTGGCCGGAACGCGGCAAGACGGGCGCGGCCCGGCTCGCGATCGCCGCCGGGGTGCCGGTGGTGCCGATCAGCCAGTGGGGCGCGCACGAGGCCGTCTACTGGGGCACGGAACGGGTCGAAGGGCCCGCGGACCTGCTGCCGCTGGCGCGGTCCGGCCTCACCGCCCCGCTGCGGCGCCCGACGTACCGCGTGCACTTCGGCGAGCCGGTCGACCTCGGCGACATCGAACCGGACCGCCCGGGCGCCGGAGTGCGCGCCCACGCGAAGATCATGCGCGCCATCACCGCCGGGTTGGTGCCGTTGCGCGCCGATGAGCCCGACCGTCCCCGGTTCGTGGATCCGACGCGGCCCACGGATACCGTCAGCCCCTGGCGGCCCTGACCTTCCCGTCCCCGAGCAGCCAACACGCCAGCGGGAGCGGCGTGTTTGCCGCTCCGGGCGCCGTGTTGGCCACTCCGGGCGCCGTGTTGGTCATTCCGGGCGGCGTCAGCGGCGGTGGGCCGCGCCCGGATGTGACGCCGCCAGCCTCGGGCCCGCTCCACCCAGCTGCTCTCGCAGCGTGCCGGACGGCGGCTCGGCCGGGACGCGGCCCCGGCGGCGCAGTTCCGGCACCACGAACCGGGCGAAGTCGGCGAACGTGCCGGGCGTGGTGACGTAGGCGAGGTTGAACCCGTCGACGTCGGCCTCCTCCACCCAGCGCTCCAGTTCGTCCGCGACCTCGGCACCCGAACCGGCGATCACCGGGCCACGGCCGCCCAGTCCGATGAACCCGGCCAGCTCACGCGGGGTCCAGGCACGGTCCGCGGTGGTGAAGGACGCCAGTGCCGACCGGTTGGCGTCGCCGTCCTGGTACGTCAGTGGCTCGTCCACCTCCAGCGAGGACAGGTCCACTCCCGTCCACCCGCCGAACAACGCGAAGGCACCGTCGACCGAGACCAGCGACTGGTACTCCCGCAGCTTCGCCGCCGCCTCCTCCGACGTCGCGGCCGCCACCGGCGTCAGCATCGTGAAGATCTTCACCGACCGCGGGTCCCGGCCCTGCTCGGCGACGCCCGCGCGGATCGCGTCCACCGACCGGCGCACCACCGAGGGCGAGGGCCCCGACACGAACACCGCCTCGGCGTGCCGGGCCGCGAACCGGACGCCCCGCGGCGACGCGCCCGCCTGGAACAGCACCGGCGTACGCTGCGGCGACGGCTCCGCCAGGTGCGGCCCCGGCACCGAGAAGTACTTGCCCTTGTGCCCGATGTCGTGCACCTTCGCCGGATCGGCGTACACCCCGCCGGAGCGCACGACCGCGTCGTCCTCCCACGAGCCTTCCCACAGCTTGTAGCAGACTTCGAGGTACTCCTCGGCGACCTCGTACCGCTCGTCGTGCGGAACCTGGGAGTCCAGGCCGAGGTTGCGCGCCGCACTGTCCAGATAGGACGTCACGATGTTCCACGCCACCCGGCCACCGGTAAGGTGGTCCAGTGTGGACAGACGGCGGGCCAGCGAGTACGGCTGTTCGTAGGTCGTCGACACCGTGACCCCGAACCCGAGCCGCGAAGTGACCGCCGCCAGGGCGGGCAGCAGCACCGTCGGCTCGTTCACCGGCACCTGGGCGGCGTCGGCGACCGCCGCATCCTTCGAAGCGCCGTAGACGTCGTAGACGCCGAGCACGTCGGCGAGGAACAGGGCGTCGAACCCGCCCGCCTCCAGCGTCCGAGCCAGGTCCAGCCAGTACGGCAGGTCGGTGTAGCGGTGCCCCTCGTCGTCCGGGTGCTTCCACAGACCCGCCGACTGGTGGCCGACGCAGTTCATGTCGAACGCGTTCAGGTAGATGCGGCTCATGCCAGCCCCTCCTCGTTGGTCTCCCGCGCGAACCACGCGGCGGCGAACGTCAGCACGGACAGCCCGGCGAAGTAGGCCACGATCAGCCACGGCCGCCCGTCACCCGCGACCAGCAGCGCCGCGGCGATCAGCGGTGCGAACCCGCCGGAGAGCACCGCACCGACCTGGTAGCCCAGCGAGGCGCCGCTGTAGCGCACGCGCGTGTCGAACAGCTCGCCGAACCAGGCGGCCTGCGGGCCGTACATCGCGTCGTGCACCACGTTGACGCCGAACACGATCGCCAGCACCACCGCCACCGCGGAACCGGAGTCCGCGGCCCAGAAGAACAACGCCAGCGCGACGATCCCGGCCACCGAGCCGAACAGGTACGGCGGCCGCCGTCCGAACCGGTCGGAGAGCAGGCCCCACAGCGGTGTGCTGACCAGCCCGATCGCCGAGGCGACCATCACCGCGACCAACCCGACCTGGCTGTCCTTGCCGAACGTGGTCTGCAGGTACGTCAGCGAGTACGTGGTCAGCAGCACGAACAACGCGATCTGCGACAGCCGCAGCCCGGTCGTCAGCGCCACGTTGCGTGGCTGGGTCCGCAGCACCTCGACCACCGGCAGTCGGGCGGTCTCCCCGCGTGCCCGCAGCTCGGCGAACGCAGGCGCGTCGGTCAGCCGCAGCCGGATCACCAGACCGATGACCACCAGCACGAAACTGAGCAGGAACGGCAGCCGCCACGCCCAGGACAGGAACGCGTCGTCCCCGGCGATCGCGCGCACCGCGGCGTAGACGCCGGTCGCGAGCAGCATGCCCGCCGACGACCCGAGCTGCGTGAAGCTGCCGAACAGGCCGCGCCGCCCGGGCGTGGCGTGCTCGACCGACAGCAGCGCGGCGCCACCCCATTCCGCGCCGACGGCCAGGCCCTGCACCAGCCGCAGCACCACGAGCAGCGCCGGCGCGGCGATCCCGGCCTGCGCGAACGTGGGCAGCACCCCGATCGCCGTGGTGGCGATCCCCATCAGCAGCAGCGCGCCGACCAGCACCGCCTTGCGGCCGACGCGGTCCCCGAGGTGGCCGGAGATGACGGCCCCCACCGGCCGCGCCCCGAAGCCGACGGCGTAGGTGCCGAACGCCGCGAGCGTGCCCGCCGTCGAGGACACGTTCGGGAAGAACAGCGGTTTGAACACCAGCGCCGTGGCGGTGGCGTAGAGGTAGAAGTCGTACCACTCGATGGTCGTGCCGATCATGCTGCCGATCGCGGCACTGCGGGGCGTCGTGCGGGGCGGGGACTGGGCGGTGGTCGTCACGTCCTCGCACCGTAGGAGATTCCCGAGCGTTCGCGGGCGACCTCTCAGATGCTGGAACCACCCCGGTGATCGCCTAGATGAGTGATTCCGTGAAGATCAGGTGAGGGGAGCCGCTGTGGGGGGTTGGGAGGAGGGTGTTCAAGATCAAACCGTGACGAAAGAACTGAACACCCTCCTGACCGCACTGTACGTGCTGATCGACGATCATGTGGTGCCACCCAGGGTCGGTCGTGGTCGGCGACCGGAGCTCACCGACAGTGAGCTGATCACGCTGGCTGTTGCGCAGGTGCTGCAGCGTTTTGACAGCGAGCGCCGCTGGATCCGGCACATCCACGCCAATGCCGAATGGCGGTCGATGTTTCCCGCCATGTTGTCCCAGTCCGGCTACCACAAGCGGTTGAAAGCCGCGCACCCGTTGCTGTGCAAAGCAATCCTCATGCTGGCCACGTGTTGCCCGTCCTGGTTCGACGACCTGTGGATTACCGACGCCACCCCCGTGCCCTGCGGAAGGTCGCGGGAAACAGTGAAACGCTCCGACCTGGCCGGACACGCCAGCTATGGCTACTGCGCGTCACACTCTCGGTGGTACTGGGGACTGAAGCTCTACCTCGTGTGCACCGGCGACGGTATGCCGGTCATGTGGTGCCTGGCCAACCCCAAACTCGGTGAACGCGAGGTCCTGGCCACCCTGCTCGAGCACAACCACGCTCTCCTCCGCCAAGGTCAAGTTCTGCTGGCAGACAAAGGTTTCGCCGGCCAGAAATTCAAGCAACTGACCGAGACGATGGGCCTGGAGCTGCTGCGCCCGGACCGCAGAGACGAGACCTACCGCAACGGCAACCTCGGCGGCGTCCGCCAGCGCATCGAGTCGGTCAACCACACCCTCAAAGGCCAGCTCAACCTCGAAGCGCACGGTGGCCGCACCCCGGCCGGGGTGTTCACCCGCGTCGCACAACGCCTACTCGCCATGGCCACCGCAATCTGGCACAACTGGACCACCGGCCTGACCAGCAAACGATCACTCACCGCCTACGACCACTAACACCAACTTCACGGAATCAACCATCTAGGGTGAAGGTCGTGACCACCCGTGTGCTCGTCGTCTACTACAGCGCCACCGGCAACACCGCGAAACTGGCCGCCGCGCTGGCCGGGGGCGCCTCCGACGCCGGTGCCGAGGTCCGCGTGCGCACGGTCGCCGAAACCGCGCCCGCCGAGGCGATCGCCACCAACCGGCGCTGGCAGGCGTGGGTCGATTCCGGCCCGCACGACGAGCTCGCCACCCTCGCCGACCTGGAGTGGGCCGACGGGTTCGCGTTCGGCAGCCCGACCCGCTTCGGCGGCCCGGCGAGCCAGCTCAAGTCCTATCTGGACACCACGGGTGGCCTGTGGGCGGGCGGGAAGCTGGTCGACAAGGTGGCCACGTCGTTCACCACGGCTTCGACCGCGCACGGCGGTCTGGAGGCGACGGTGCTGGCCATGAACAACGTCTTCTACCACTGGGGCGCGATCGTGCTGCCGCTCGGTTACGGGCATCCGCACCTGATGGAGACCGGCAACCCCTACGGTGGCTCGTTCGTGTCGCGGAAGTCGGCCGAGCCGGACAAGGAATCACTCGAAGCGCTGCGCCTGCAGGGCCACCGGCTCGCGACGATCGCCGGGTACGTGAGCGCGGGCCGCGCCTGAGCCCGGCGGTCCGGCCGCGCCGACAGTGACCGGCACACGAGTGGGACCGGTCGGACAAGGCGTGACGGAATTCCGGTACCGGCGTACCGGTCGCCCGCTTAGGGTGGGGTGAGTGGTCACCGAAGCACCGGCTCGTGTGTTCGTCCCGCATCGTGGGCGCGGCACGGCACTGATCGTCGTCTCCTCGGTCTGTTTCGGCAGTTCCGGCGCCATCGCCAAACCGGCGATGCTCGCCGGGCTGTCCCCCGAGCAGGTCGCGGCGGCGCGGATCGGGCTGGCCGCGCTGGTGCTGGTGGCCGGGGTGGCACTGTTCCGGCCGTCGCTGTTGCGGGTGCGCCGGACCGAGTGGCCGCTGCTGGTGGGTTACGGTCTGCTCGGTGTCGCGGGCGTGCAGCTGTGTTACTTCGTCGCGGCCGGGCGGCTTCCGGTCGGCATCGCGATCCTGCTGGAGTTCACCTCGCCGGTGCTGGTCGCGCTGTGGACGCGGTTCGTACGCGGCACGCGGCTGCCCGGGCTCATGTGGGCGGGCATCGCGCTGGCGATGACCGGGCTGGCGGGCGTCGCGCAGGTGTGGCAAGGGCTCAGCCTGGACGCGGCCGGCCTGCTCGCCGGTCTCGGCGCGGCGGTGTGCTCGGCGTCGTACTTCCTGCTCGGCGAACACGGGGTGAGCACGCGCGATCCGATGGGCATGGTCACCTGGGGCATGATCATCGGTGCGGTCGCGGTGTGCGTGGTCGCGCCGCCGTGGACGATGCCCGCGGAGATCCTCACCACCTCCGTCGAATGGGGCCCGTGGCAGCCGCCGGTGTGGCTGCTGCTGATCGCCGTCGCGCTGTTCTCGACCGTCCTGGCCTACGCGCTCGGCCTCGCCACGCTGCGCCATCTGCCCGCCTCCGTCGCGAGCGTCATCGGCCTGCTCGAAGCCGTCGTCGGCATCGCCACGGCGTGGGCGCTGCTCGGTGAGGCACTGGCCTGGCCCCAGCTCGCGGGCGCGTTCGTCCTCCTCTCGGGAGCGGTGCTGGTGCAGCTCAACTCGCCGAAGCCGCAGATCATGGAGGCTCCCTGACGGTGACCACCGCCGCGCCCGCAGCTCAGGTACCCGACAGCCGTGCCAGCGCGCCGTAGAACACGTCGGTGATCCGCGCCGCGTCGGGGGCCGCGAAAGCCTGTCCGCCGGTGGGGGTGGTGATCGCGGCGAGTTCGGTCATGTCGATGTCCGGGCCGATCCCGATGCCGACGATCGCGACCGGCCGGGCGGGGTCGGCCAGCTTCGCCAGCTCGGTGACCAGCGCGTCCCGGCTGATCCCGCCCGCGTCGTCATTGCGGCCGTCGGTCAGGACGATCACCAGGTTGAGCCGCCCCGGCTGCCATTCGGCGCCGGCCAGGCGGTAGGCGGCCAGCACCGTGTCGTACAGGCCGGTGTCGCCGTCCGGATCGGCCGTGATCGCCCGCAGCCGCTCCGCCGCGCCGGTCACGAGCTGCTCGCTCACCGGCCGCATCGGCAGCACCTCGCGGTAGTCCCGGTCGCCGTCGAGCCTGGTGGCGAACTCCCACACACTGCTCTCCGACGTGGGTTTGAACAACGCGAGCGCCCGCGCCGCGGCGTCGGTGGTCAGCTGCATCCGTGTCTGCCCACCGCTGCCGGGAACCACCTGGTTCATCGACCCGGACACGTCGATCAGCACCCGCGCCCGCGAACTCGTGTTGACCCGCGCCCACTGGCCGAGCAGCGCGTCCACGTCGGCATCGGTGGGCACCTCGGGTGAGGGCTGGGTGCGGTCGCTGACGTTCCGCGCGGTCCCGTCCCGCAGGTACCGGCCGTCCGGGGTGCGGAACCCGGCGTCGGCGAGCGCGTTGATGCCCTCCAGGCCGAGCAGCGCCGACCGCAGCGCCCCGGCGGCGGCACGCTGGGCCTCCCCCGCTCCGCCGAGCACCGCGAACGGGTAGTCCAGGGCGGGCGTCTGCGCCTGGTAGGTCGCGACCAGGCTGTCCGGGGCACCGGCCACGCTGTCACGCAGGTTGTGGCGCAGCAACGCGTTCTCCGACACCGGGAACCCGCTCACCGGCTGCGCCGGATCGGTCAGCCGCGTGAACAGCTCGTCGGTTGTGGACAGTGCGTTCGGCGAGAGGCGGCGCAGCGCGGCGGCGTAGGCGTCGGCCGACGGCAGCGCGGCGCGGATGCCGATCAACGCCGACAGGCCCGCCGGATCGCGGCCGGGATCGGGCACGCCGAGCGACACCGCGGTGTCGCCGAGCACGTCCGCCCACGTGGGCGTCCGTCCGGGCCAGCCGAGCGCGGTGGCGGCCTGCTCGGTCAGCGCGAACACCACCGGGGAGCTGGCGATGCTGGTGCCCGCCGCGACCTCGCCCGCGCCGACACCCCGCGCCCGCCGCAGCTGCAGCGTCGACTCCGGAACCCACACATCGGGCCGGACGGCACCGGCGAGCGACTGCGCCACCGCCGCCGAATCGACCGCGTTGACCTCGAACGCCGCGCACTCGGTCTGCGCCACCCGGCGCGCGACCTGCGCGATCGCCGAGGCCACACCGGGCGCGGCGGCGACCCGCACGACCACCGGCTTCGCACAGCCGGAACCGTCCCGCGCGAGATCGGCCGCGACCCAGCCGGCGCCGGCGAGCAGGACGAGCACACCGGCGATCACCCAGGCCCGGCGCGGCCGCCGTCGCCTGCCGGGTGACGAGTGTCGGCCCACCTCGCACCGCCTCCGCCGGATCGCCCGTGCAGCTGACCCGATCCAGGCTAACGGGTGTGACGTCGATTACCTACGTTGTCGTTCCGGCCTGTCCGTAGCTCACCGGGATGACGGTCGGCACGATCATCGGGCGGCGGCGGTAGGTCTCGGCGACCCATCGGCCCACCACCCGGCGCACGGCCTGGGCGATCCGGTGGCTGTCGGTGATGCCCTCCGCCTCGGTGCGGGACAGCTCCATCTCCACGAGCGGAACCACCGCATCGAGTGCCTTCGGATCGTCGGAGAACCCGCGCCCGGACACCGTCGGGGTGCTCACCGCGCGCCCCGTGGTCGAGTCCACGGCGACGTTGATCGCGATGAACCCGCCCTCGCCCAGCACCAGCCGGTCGGACAGGGTCGACTCGCCGACATCGCCGACCGACAGGCCGTCGACGTAGACGTGCCCGACCTCGACCCGGCCCGTCGTGCGCGCCCGCCCGTCGACCAGGTCCACCACCACGCCGTTCTCGGCCAGCACCACGTTCTCCGGCGCGACGCCGGTGCGGATCGCCAGCGCGCCGTTGGCCCGCAGGTGCCGCCACTCGCCGTGCACCGGCATGACGTTGCTGGGCCGGATCGCGTTGTAGAGGAACAGCAGCTCCCCCGCCGACGCGTGCCCGGACACGTGCACCTTCGCGTTGCCCTGGTGCACCACGTTCGCGCCGAGCCGGACCAGGCCGTTGACCACGCCGAACACCGCGGTCTCGTTGCCCGGGATCAGCGAGCTGGCCAGCACCACCGTGTCACCGGCCCGGATCGAGATCTGCCGGTGCTCGCCGCGCGCCATGCGTGAGAGCGCCGACAGCGGCTCGCCCTGCGACCCGGTGGAGACGAACAGCACCTTGGTCTCGGGCAGGTTGACGGCCTCGTCGAGGTTCATCAGCAGGCCCTGCGGGATGTTCAGCAGCCCCAGGTCCGCCGCGATGCCCATGTTGCGGACCATCGAACGGCCCACGAACGCCACGCGCCTGCCGTGCTTGACCGCCGCGTCGAGCACCTGCTGCACGCGGTGCACGTGGCTGGCGAAACAGGCGACGATCACGCGCTGGGTGACGTGGCCGATCACGTCGTCGAGCACCGGGCCGATGTCCCGCTCCGGCGTGACGAACCCGGGCACCTCGGCGTTGGTCGAGTCGATGCACAGCAGGTCCACGCCCTCGTCGCCGAGCCGGGAGAACCCGGCCAGGTCGGTCAGGCGCGAGTCCAGCGGCAGCTGGTCGAGCTTGATGTCACCGGTGTGCAGCACGACCCCGGCCGGCGTGCGCAGCGCGACCGCGAGCGCGTCCGGGATGGAGTGGTTGACCGCGAAGAACTCCAGGTCGAACGGGCCCACCGTGCGCCGCTCGGACTCGGTGACCTCGATCAGCTTCGGCCGCTGCCGGTGCTCCTTGCACTTGGCCTCCAGCAGCGCGAGCGTGAACCGCGAACCGTAGACCGGCAGGTCGGGGCGCATGCGCAGGAGGAAGGGGACGGCACCGATGTGGTCCTCGTGGCCGTGCGTCAGCACCAGCGCCTCGATGTCGGAGAGCCGGTCCTCGATCGCCCGGAAGTCGGGCAGGATCAGGTCGACGCCGGGCTGCTCGTCCTCGGGGAAGAGCACCCCGCAGTCCACGATCAGCAGCTTGCCGTCGTACTCGAACACGGTCATGTTGCGGCCGACCTCGCCGATGCCACCGAGCGCGACGGTGCGCAGGCCGCCCTCGGGCGGTGCGGGTGGGGTGTTGGTCGGTCCGGGTCCTGCCAAGCTCACCGGTGAAGGGTCCCAACGCTGGTGTGAGTGGTCGGCGCGACGTAGGCGGCCGCGGAGTCGGCCTGCGCCACCCGGGAACTGTGCCAGTCCGGCGTCGGCGACTCCTCGAGGGGCACCCCCGCCTGGGCGAGGTCGGTCGCGATCGCGTCGGTCTGCTCCTGCGTGGCGGGCACCAGCGGCAGGCGCGGGCCGCCCACCGGGTGGCCGCGCAGCGCGAGCCCGGTCTTGGCGAACACGACCCCGCCGACGCGTGACATGGCGCGGAAGACGGGCAGCATGCCGCGGTGGTTGGTGCGGGCGGTGGAGGTGTCGCCGTTCTCGTAGGCTTCGATCATGGCGCGGATGCGCCCGGCCACCACGTGCCCGATCACGCTCACCACACCGGTCGCGCCCACCGACAGCCACGGCAGGTTCAGCGCGTCGTCGCCGGAGTAGTAGGCCAGGTGGGTGTTGGCGATGACCTCGCTGCCGGCCAGCAGGTCACCCTTGGCGTCCTTGACGGCCAGGATGCGCGGGTGCTCGGCCAGCCGGCGCAGCGTGTCGACCTCGATCGGCACGATCGAGCGCGGCGGGATGTCGTAGAGCATCACCGGCAGACCGGTCGCGTCGGCGACCGTGGTGAAGTGCGCGTACAGGCCGGCCTGCGACGGGCGGGAGTAGTACGGGGTGACCAGCAGGACACCGTGCGCGCCGGCCTTCTCCGCCTGCTGCACCAGCTCGACGCTGTGCGCGGTGTTGTAGGTGCCGGCACCGGCGACGACGGTCGCGCGGTCACCGACCGCCTCGACCACCGCGCGGATCAAGTCCGCCTTCTCCTCGTCGGTCGTGGTCGGGCTCTCGCCGGTGGTGCCGTTGAGCACCAGGCCGTCGTTGCCCAGCTCCACGAGGTGCTCGGCGAGCTCCTGGGCCCGCTTGGTGTCCAGGGCGCCGTCCGCGTCGAAGGGCGTGACCATCGCGGTGAGCACGCGCCCGAAGGGCCTTCCGGGCGCTGCCGTAGGAGGAGCAGACATGCTCTGAAGGTACCTCCTCGGCGTGTGGATATTCGTGCCGACCTGCCGAAACGCGATGATCCGCTGCAAACAGCCCCGACCTGCCGGAGAATCGCTGGACCAGGTGATCGGCGGCCGTAACCTTTCGCGTCAGCGCACCTTGACGGTCACCGTGTCGGTGATCTGCCCGCCGCCCAGCTTGGACACCAGGCAGTAGACCGTGCGGGCGGGGTCGTCATAGGAGTTGTCCGGCCGGGCCGCCCACTGCGCCTGCGACGGCACCAGGGCGCGGTAGTTCAGCGTGGCGCGCTGGCCGTCGTCGATGGTGCCGGAGTGGAAACTCAGCGAGCAGAAGGACTCGGCGTAGCGCCGGAGCGCCTCGGCGCCGGGGTAGGCCACCAGCGTGGTGGTTTCGCTCGAACTCGCGTTGCCCAGACTGTCGATCTCGTCGTACACCTCGAGGTCGTGCGACTTGTCGCAGCTGACCGAGTTGTCCGAGCCGAGGCTGTAGCCGGGCTGGACCCGTCCGTTGTAGCAGTCGTAGGAGCTGCTCGGTTCGAAGCTCATGTCGCCGCCGGTGCCGTAGGTCATGGTCGGCAGCATCGCCTCGTCGGCGGACTCGGAGGCCCACCACTGCCCGGCGAGGAACCCGCCCGCGAGCAGCACCACCCCGAGCACCACGCCCGCGGTCACCCACAGCCCGCGGCGGCTCTTCCCGCCCGGCGCGGCCACCGTCCGCGTGGGCGGCGGTCCGTGGTGGACGGCGGTGCCGATCCCGCCGGGCGGAATGTTCCGCGCCGCG
This is a stretch of genomic DNA from Amycolatopsis endophytica. It encodes these proteins:
- a CDS encoding EamA family transporter, producing the protein MVTEAPARVFVPHRGRGTALIVVSSVCFGSSGAIAKPAMLAGLSPEQVAAARIGLAALVLVAGVALFRPSLLRVRRTEWPLLVGYGLLGVAGVQLCYFVAAGRLPVGIAILLEFTSPVLVALWTRFVRGTRLPGLMWAGIALAMTGLAGVAQVWQGLSLDAAGLLAGLGAAVCSASYFLLGEHGVSTRDPMGMVTWGMIIGAVAVCVVAPPWTMPAEILTTSVEWGPWQPPVWLLLIAVALFSTVLAYALGLATLRHLPASVASVIGLLEAVVGIATAWALLGEALAWPQLAGAFVLLSGAVLVQLNSPKPQIMEAP
- a CDS encoding substrate-binding and VWA domain-containing protein — protein: MGRHSSPGRRRRPRRAWVIAGVLVLLAGAGWVAADLARDGSGCAKPVVVRVAAAPGVASAIAQVARRVAQTECAAFEVNAVDSAAVAQSLAGAVRPDVWVPESTLQLRRARGVGAGEVAAGTSIASSPVVFALTEQAATALGWPGRTPTWADVLGDTAVSLGVPDPGRDPAGLSALIGIRAALPSADAYAAALRRLSPNALSTTDELFTRLTDPAQPVSGFPVSENALLRHNLRDSVAGAPDSLVATYQAQTPALDYPFAVLGGAGEAQRAAAGALRSALLGLEGINALADAGFRTPDGRYLRDGTARNVSDRTQPSPEVPTDADVDALLGQWARVNTSSRARVLIDVSGSMNQVVPGSGGQTRMQLTTDAAARALALFKPTSESSVWEFATRLDGDRDYREVLPMRPVSEQLVTGAAERLRAITADPDGDTGLYDTVLAAYRLAGAEWQPGRLNLVIVLTDGRNDDAGGISRDALVTELAKLADPARPVAIVGIGIGPDIDMTELAAITTPTGGQAFAAPDAARITDVFYGALARLSGT
- the wrbA gene encoding NAD(P)H:quinone oxidoreductase — its product is MTTRVLVVYYSATGNTAKLAAALAGGASDAGAEVRVRTVAETAPAEAIATNRRWQAWVDSGPHDELATLADLEWADGFAFGSPTRFGGPASQLKSYLDTTGGLWAGGKLVDKVATSFTTASTAHGGLEATVLAMNNVFYHWGAIVLPLGYGHPHLMETGNPYGGSFVSRKSAEPDKESLEALRLQGHRLATIAGYVSAGRA
- a CDS encoding ribonuclease J, which codes for MSLAGPGPTNTPPAPPEGGLRTVALGGIGEVGRNMTVFEYDGKLLIVDCGVLFPEDEQPGVDLILPDFRAIEDRLSDIEALVLTHGHEDHIGAVPFLLRMRPDLPVYGSRFTLALLEAKCKEHRQRPKLIEVTESERRTVGPFDLEFFAVNHSIPDALAVALRTPAGVVLHTGDIKLDQLPLDSRLTDLAGFSRLGDEGVDLLCIDSTNAEVPGFVTPERDIGPVLDDVIGHVTQRVIVACFASHVHRVQQVLDAAVKHGRRVAFVGRSMVRNMGIAADLGLLNIPQGLLMNLDEAVNLPETKVLFVSTGSQGEPLSALSRMARGEHRQISIRAGDTVVLASSLIPGNETAVFGVVNGLVRLGANVVHQGNAKVHVSGHASAGELLFLYNAIRPSNVMPVHGEWRHLRANGALAIRTGVAPENVVLAENGVVVDLVDGRARTTGRVEVGHVYVDGLSVGDVGESTLSDRLVLGEGGFIAINVAVDSTTGRAVSTPTVSGRGFSDDPKALDAVVPLVEMELSRTEAEGITDSHRIAQAVRRVVGRWVAETYRRRPMIVPTVIPVSYGQAGTTT
- the dapA gene encoding 4-hydroxy-tetrahydrodipicolinate synthase; this encodes MSAPPTAAPGRPFGRVLTAMVTPFDADGALDTKRAQELAEHLVELGNDGLVLNGTTGESPTTTDEEKADLIRAVVEAVGDRATVVAGAGTYNTAHSVELVQQAEKAGAHGVLLVTPYYSRPSQAGLYAHFTTVADATGLPVMLYDIPPRSIVPIEVDTLRRLAEHPRILAVKDAKGDLLAGSEVIANTHLAYYSGDDALNLPWLSVGATGVVSVIGHVVAGRIRAMIEAYENGDTSTARTNHRGMLPVFRAMSRVGGVVFAKTGLALRGHPVGGPRLPLVPATQEQTDAIATDLAQAGVPLEESPTPDWHSSRVAQADSAAAYVAPTTHTSVGTLHR